From a single Herpetosiphon gulosus genomic region:
- a CDS encoding TetR/AcrR family transcriptional regulator encodes MAGKKAFEPQRVLEKAMNAFWERGYEGLSIEDLVHVTGIGRGSLYGTFGDKHALYLAALNQYTAAIKAQTTAILEQTGSLQVVLGQLFQAQVDALLHDPARRGCFLVNASLEIAPHDHAVNEIIQSALNEFEEALYRLLIKAQVAGELSWQHDPHQLAHFLVATFVSLRVLARSQQQRGMFDDIVKTALSILN; translated from the coding sequence ATGGCAGGAAAGAAAGCATTTGAGCCTCAACGGGTTCTCGAAAAAGCCATGAACGCCTTTTGGGAACGTGGTTACGAAGGGCTATCAATTGAAGATCTCGTCCACGTTACGGGAATCGGGCGCGGTAGTCTCTATGGAACGTTTGGCGATAAACATGCACTGTACCTAGCGGCTCTTAACCAGTATACTGCCGCTATTAAAGCCCAGACTACGGCTATTTTGGAGCAAACTGGCTCACTCCAAGTTGTATTAGGCCAGCTTTTCCAAGCCCAAGTTGATGCTTTGCTGCACGACCCAGCGCGGCGTGGATGTTTTTTGGTTAATGCATCCTTAGAAATTGCTCCGCATGATCATGCCGTTAACGAGATTATCCAGTCAGCATTGAATGAGTTCGAAGAAGCACTCTATCGGCTGCTGATCAAAGCGCAGGTTGCGGGTGAACTCTCGTGGCAACACGATCCCCATCAATTAGCGCATTTCTTGGTAGCAACCTTTGTCAGCCTGCGCGTGCTGGCGCGGAGCCAGCAACAGCGGGGAATGTTCGACGATATCGTAAAAACAGCGTTATCGATTTTAAACTAA
- a CDS encoding SDR family NAD(P)-dependent oxidoreductase has product MTSQQKVVLITGASSGIGQATAELLAANGFRVFGTSRNPISHKHSFTWLPLDVRSDDSVYAAVQSLLGQTGRLDILINNAGYMQVGAVEESSIADVQAQFDTNLFGIIRMIKAVMPIMRQQGSGHIINVSSIVGHIAPPYGGLYSASKFALEGLSESLSAEVRQFGVSVSLVEPSYVNTPFVAQPPTTLIGDYSPGRQRAQQSFATNTKKGLEPGAVARAILQAATSQPRLRYPVGRDGKIVLMLQRVLPEAAFEALKRRLFSSEKTAA; this is encoded by the coding sequence ATGACATCGCAGCAAAAGGTTGTGCTCATCACGGGCGCATCATCAGGGATTGGGCAAGCAACAGCAGAATTACTAGCCGCCAATGGATTTCGGGTCTTCGGCACGAGCCGCAACCCGATTTCGCACAAGCACTCATTTACTTGGCTACCGCTGGATGTCCGATCGGACGATTCGGTATATGCAGCGGTTCAATCGCTGCTCGGCCAGACCGGACGGCTTGACATCCTTATCAATAATGCAGGCTATATGCAGGTTGGGGCGGTTGAGGAAAGTAGTATTGCCGATGTGCAGGCTCAGTTCGATACTAATCTGTTCGGTATTATCCGCATGATCAAGGCGGTAATGCCGATTATGCGCCAGCAAGGCAGCGGACACATTATCAATGTTAGCTCGATTGTCGGACATATTGCGCCTCCATATGGTGGCCTGTATAGTGCAAGCAAATTTGCCTTGGAAGGCCTGAGTGAATCCCTTAGTGCCGAGGTTCGGCAATTCGGCGTGAGCGTCTCGTTGGTCGAGCCAAGCTATGTGAATACGCCGTTCGTCGCGCAGCCGCCGACTACCCTGATTGGCGACTATTCCCCAGGTCGCCAACGTGCCCAACAAAGCTTCGCCACGAATACCAAGAAAGGTCTGGAGCCTGGCGCAGTGGCTCGCGCGATCCTGCAAGCAGCCACGAGCCAGCCCCGGCTACGCTACCCCGTTGGACGGGATGGAAAAATAGTCCTGATGCTGCAACGAGTGCTTCCAGAGGCAGCATTTGAGGCGCTCAAACGCCGCTTGTTCAGCAGTGAAAAGACCGCTGCCTAG
- a CDS encoding NADP-dependent oxidoreductase, with protein MKAFFIERYGNKDRVRTGDLPIPELRDTDLLIQIHAAGVNPLDTKIRDGAFKAILPYRFPLILGNDVAGVVVKVGAKVQRFKLGDAVYARPAADRIGTFAEFIAINEADVAIKPKELSMAEAASFPLVGLTAWQALIEQAQLKKGQKVFIQAGSGGVGTIAIQLAKHVGAIVATTTSKANFDFVKRLGADIVIDYKTEDFETILKDYDVVLNSQEGTIIEKSLRVLKPGGTLISISGPPDPAFAQEIGAKWPVRMLLGVLSYRIRKKAQQQQVRYSFLFMRASGEQLGELSSLIDAEIIQPVVDRSFAFEATKEALDYVETGRAKGKVVVTMR; from the coding sequence ATGAAAGCCTTCTTCATTGAGCGCTATGGCAACAAGGATCGGGTGCGGACTGGCGATCTGCCAATTCCAGAACTGCGGGATACTGATCTATTGATTCAGATCCACGCTGCTGGAGTTAACCCGTTGGATACCAAAATCAGGGACGGCGCGTTCAAAGCCATCTTGCCATATCGCTTCCCGCTCATTTTGGGCAATGATGTCGCTGGGGTTGTGGTTAAGGTTGGAGCAAAGGTGCAGCGATTCAAGCTGGGCGATGCGGTTTATGCTCGGCCAGCTGCCGACCGCATTGGGACTTTTGCCGAATTTATTGCAATCAACGAAGCAGATGTCGCGATCAAACCAAAAGAACTGAGCATGGCCGAAGCGGCTTCCTTTCCGCTGGTTGGCCTGACTGCTTGGCAAGCCTTGATTGAACAAGCACAGCTCAAAAAAGGGCAAAAAGTTTTCATTCAGGCAGGTTCCGGTGGGGTTGGGACAATTGCAATTCAGCTGGCCAAACATGTGGGTGCGATTGTCGCGACAACCACGAGCAAGGCAAATTTTGATTTTGTGAAGCGCCTCGGGGCCGATATTGTGATTGATTACAAGACCGAGGATTTCGAAACAATCCTGAAGGACTATGATGTGGTCCTGAATAGTCAAGAGGGAACAATCATCGAAAAATCGCTTCGCGTGTTAAAACCTGGCGGAACGTTGATCTCGATTTCGGGACCACCTGATCCCGCGTTTGCCCAAGAAATTGGCGCGAAGTGGCCCGTTCGCATGCTTTTGGGCGTTTTGAGCTATCGCATTCGCAAAAAAGCTCAACAACAGCAGGTACGCTATTCATTTCTGTTTATGCGGGCGAGCGGTGAGCAGCTCGGCGAGCTTAGTTCGTTGATCGACGCTGAAATTATCCAGCCGGTTGTGGATCGGAGCTTTGCCTTCGAAGCAACCAAAGAGGCCTTGGATTACGTTGAAACAGGCCGAGCCAAAGGCAAGGTCGTCGTCACGATGCGCTAA
- a CDS encoding YafY family protein, which yields MYSPTTRLLTILELLQSHQRMRGAQLASRLEISQRTVRRYVVMLQDMGIPIEAERGPDGAYYLGRGYTIPPLMINPAEAMALVLGLRMIQALQFPADATAIEGAIAKLERVMPTILLDQVRAFQEAITFHVAPPPAFLQPSIVASLSVAVHTRQQVWLSYQTYNGEESARVFDPYGIVYYQGYWYCVGYCHQRNDLRTFRIDRIQALKLLNQPFEHPQDFDALQHMHTTLATMAGPYAVEVIFAATIEQVRHVLPPAAGTFEESDVGIIWRRETYELTSIAHRLLQIDLSATIRQPAELKALMHEFAAKALRMTL from the coding sequence ATGTATAGCCCAACAACCCGCTTGCTAACCATCCTTGAACTCTTACAATCGCACCAGCGGATGCGCGGTGCTCAACTTGCCAGCCGCCTCGAAATTAGCCAACGAACAGTGCGCCGCTATGTGGTGATGTTGCAAGATATGGGCATTCCGATTGAGGCTGAGCGCGGCCCTGATGGTGCTTACTATCTTGGGCGCGGCTATACCATCCCGCCCCTGATGATTAATCCGGCTGAGGCCATGGCACTGGTATTGGGATTACGCATGATTCAGGCTTTGCAATTTCCAGCTGATGCGACCGCAATCGAGGGTGCAATCGCCAAACTTGAACGGGTTATGCCAACAATTCTGCTTGATCAGGTAAGGGCTTTCCAAGAGGCGATTACGTTTCATGTTGCTCCACCGCCTGCCTTTTTGCAGCCAAGCATCGTCGCCAGCTTAAGTGTGGCGGTGCATACGCGACAGCAGGTATGGCTGAGCTATCAAACATACAATGGCGAGGAATCGGCACGGGTGTTTGATCCCTATGGAATAGTCTATTATCAGGGGTACTGGTACTGCGTTGGCTATTGTCACCAACGCAATGATCTGCGCACATTTCGCATTGATCGCATTCAAGCCTTGAAGTTGCTCAATCAGCCATTTGAGCATCCCCAAGACTTCGATGCGTTACAACACATGCACACTACGTTGGCCACCATGGCAGGGCCATATGCGGTTGAGGTTATTTTTGCAGCAACTATCGAACAGGTGCGCCATGTGCTGCCACCAGCGGCTGGAACCTTTGAGGAAAGCGACGTTGGGATTATTTGGCGGCGGGAAACCTACGAATTAACCTCGATTGCCCACCGCTTGTTACAGATCGATCTGTCAGCTACGATTCGGCAACCAGCTGAATTGAAGGCGCTTATGCATGAGTTTGCAGCGAAGGCGCTCCGCATGACACTCTGA
- a CDS encoding VOC family protein yields MTIAVTPHLNFHGNARQALEFYQTVFGGELVLTTYADVGAPKDTPIADTIMWGQVTTTSGFGLMAYDIPTTEQPAALQTVTSRANGLTLTQASFFISLRGQQVNEVMELWAKLVEQATIIEPLAQTPWAQLFGMLTDRFGITWVVDVV; encoded by the coding sequence ATGACAATCGCAGTAACCCCCCATCTCAACTTTCATGGCAATGCCCGTCAAGCGCTTGAGTTTTATCAAACTGTGTTTGGAGGAGAGTTGGTGCTTACGACCTACGCTGATGTTGGTGCACCAAAAGACACGCCGATCGCTGATACGATCATGTGGGGACAAGTAACGACGACCAGCGGTTTCGGCTTGATGGCCTACGATATTCCAACCACAGAGCAGCCAGCAGCGCTACAGACCGTGACATCTCGCGCCAATGGCCTAACCCTGACCCAAGCATCATTCTTTATCTCGCTCCGTGGGCAACAGGTTAACGAGGTTATGGAGCTGTGGGCAAAACTGGTTGAGCAGGCAACAATCATCGAGCCGCTTGCCCAAACACCTTGGGCGCAGCTATTTGGCATGCTTACCGATCGTTTTGGGATTACCTGGGTTGTCGATGTGGTATAG
- a CDS encoding sensor histidine kinase: MADAAALLAQAQTQLANALQALRGEAAQLRERHTAIAQQGRQMYRTADELAVQRTFAEQLGTPAVGRLRQQEAELRSKMANLDAETSATAEALKRLEQLIRQIEMSSTSLSGTTTIGQQNDPWALALRGQIIQGREDERLRLAREVHDGPAQVLANVLMGLEHAMNLHQSNSPQMEPFLHELRSAARQGLHEVRGFIADLRPGALDQGFPTALADYVQKYQQTTKVKVTIDLLHWPNRLPAEAEIVLYRVTQEALQNIHKHARNANVLIRSMLQGNLLIVTIRDDGPGFDPREVVRRSGKESWGLTSMRERVALLGGDFAIASRPGAGTEVTIRITI, from the coding sequence GTGGCCGATGCAGCAGCGTTACTTGCACAAGCACAGACCCAATTGGCAAATGCCTTGCAGGCCTTGCGAGGTGAGGCCGCCCAACTGCGTGAGCGCCATACGGCGATTGCCCAGCAAGGTCGCCAGATGTATCGAACTGCCGATGAGCTAGCGGTTCAGCGCACCTTCGCTGAGCAACTTGGCACACCAGCGGTCGGGCGTTTGCGCCAACAAGAGGCCGAACTGCGCAGCAAAATGGCCAACCTCGATGCTGAAACCAGTGCCACCGCCGAAGCCCTCAAGCGGCTCGAACAATTGATTCGCCAGATCGAAATGAGCAGCACCAGCCTCAGTGGCACAACCACAATTGGCCAACAAAATGACCCGTGGGCTTTGGCCTTACGTGGTCAAATTATCCAAGGCCGCGAAGACGAACGCTTACGCCTGGCCCGTGAAGTCCACGATGGGCCAGCCCAAGTTTTAGCGAACGTGCTGATGGGCTTGGAACATGCCATGAATCTGCATCAAAGTAATTCGCCGCAGATGGAGCCATTTTTGCACGAATTGCGTAGCGCCGCTCGCCAAGGCTTGCATGAAGTTCGCGGCTTTATCGCCGATTTACGGCCAGGTGCGCTCGACCAAGGCTTCCCAACTGCCCTCGCTGATTATGTTCAAAAATACCAACAAACGACCAAGGTCAAAGTTACGATTGACCTGCTCCACTGGCCAAACCGCCTTCCGGCTGAAGCTGAGATTGTGCTCTATCGGGTAACACAAGAAGCATTGCAAAATATTCATAAACATGCTCGCAATGCCAATGTTTTGATCCGCAGTATGTTGCAAGGCAACCTGCTGATCGTCACCATCCGCGACGATGGCCCGGGCTTTGATCCACGAGAAGTTGTGCGGCGCTCTGGCAAAGAGAGTTGGGGATTGACCAGTATGCGCGAACGAGTCGCCTTACTTGGCGGAGATTTTGCAATTGCTTCACGCCCCGGGGCTGGCACTGAAGTTACCATCCGGATTACCATCTAA
- a CDS encoding response regulator transcription factor: MELIRVLIIDDHPLFRQGICWSLGQEKDIEVIGQAENGAEAIKLTETLSPNVVLLDINLPGLNGLEVARVLKRRAPRMGIIVLSIHDDDEQLFNAIKAGAAAYASKEIDPTQLVGMIRDVAHGRYVINESVMSKPHVATRVLNQFRELSNVANNSEDTSSMFAPLTSREIEILDCIARGLSNKEIANQLSISGQTVKNHITSILSKLQVNDRTMAVIHAIQQGWIKLGYDESRESRSRTA, encoded by the coding sequence ATGGAGCTAATTCGTGTTCTTATCATCGATGATCACCCACTTTTTCGCCAAGGCATCTGCTGGAGCCTCGGCCAAGAAAAAGATATTGAGGTGATTGGTCAAGCAGAAAATGGCGCTGAGGCTATCAAGCTTACCGAAACCCTCAGTCCCAATGTTGTGTTGCTGGATATTAATTTGCCTGGCTTGAATGGTTTGGAAGTTGCTCGCGTGCTCAAACGCCGCGCTCCACGCATGGGCATTATCGTACTTAGCATTCACGACGATGATGAACAATTGTTCAACGCAATCAAGGCTGGCGCTGCCGCTTACGCTTCCAAGGAAATCGATCCCACCCAGCTCGTCGGCATGATTCGCGATGTGGCTCATGGCCGTTATGTGATCAACGAAAGCGTTATGTCCAAGCCGCATGTGGCCACCCGCGTGCTCAACCAATTCCGTGAGCTTTCGAATGTTGCCAACAACAGCGAAGATACCTCGTCGATGTTTGCCCCATTGACCAGCCGCGAAATTGAAATTCTCGATTGTATCGCGCGTGGTCTTTCCAACAAAGAAATTGCCAACCAGCTGTCGATCAGTGGCCAAACCGTCAAAAACCATATCACCTCAATTCTCAGCAAGCTCCAAGTCAACGACCGCACGATGGCCGTTATTCACGCTATTCAACAAGGCTGGATCAAACTAGGCTATGATGAAAGTCGCGAAAGCCGCAGCCGCACCGCTTGA
- a CDS encoding DegT/DnrJ/EryC1/StrS family aminotransferase has translation MSIAFNDLGRHVATMAEEIEAASTRVLRSGWFVLGPEVRAFEAEWAEYCGARHCISLATGTDALILGLRALGLQAGDEVLTVANAGSYTTFATHTVGATPRYVDVDSASYTLDPSQLAAAITPRTKVIVPVHLYGQVADLSAILAIAADHQLPVLEDCAQAHGARYQGQHVGTFGALATFSFYPTKNLGALGDGGAIITNDDGLAAQIKQLRTYGWANKYQVTLEKGTNSRLDELQAAILRVKLAHLDAQNSRRQALAARYNAGLAATPLQCPQLDNAQHVQHLYVVRVAAEQRNALRQHLQAAGIGSDVHYPIADHQQPAWAERYQDVHLPITEALSNEILSLPCYPELSDAEVDQVIDCIQAFFAA, from the coding sequence ATGTCGATCGCATTTAACGACCTTGGGCGACATGTCGCCACTATGGCCGAGGAGATCGAAGCAGCCAGCACCCGGGTGTTGCGCAGCGGTTGGTTTGTTTTAGGTCCAGAAGTTCGCGCCTTTGAAGCAGAATGGGCAGAATATTGTGGCGCACGCCATTGCATTAGCCTAGCAACTGGCACTGATGCCTTGATTTTAGGCCTCCGTGCCTTGGGCTTGCAAGCTGGCGACGAAGTGTTGACCGTGGCCAATGCTGGCAGTTACACCACCTTCGCCACCCATACCGTTGGCGCAACCCCACGTTATGTCGATGTTGATTCAGCGAGTTATACGCTTGATCCCAGCCAATTGGCCGCCGCGATTACCCCACGCACCAAAGTGATTGTGCCGGTGCATTTGTATGGTCAGGTTGCTGATCTTTCGGCGATTTTGGCGATTGCCGCTGACCATCAATTACCAGTGCTCGAAGATTGTGCTCAAGCCCACGGGGCACGCTACCAAGGCCAGCACGTCGGCACATTCGGCGCTTTAGCCACATTTTCGTTCTATCCAACCAAAAATTTGGGCGCGTTGGGCGATGGCGGGGCAATTATTACCAACGACGATGGCTTGGCCGCCCAAATCAAGCAATTGCGCACCTATGGCTGGGCCAATAAATATCAAGTAACCCTCGAAAAAGGCACCAACAGCCGTCTCGATGAACTTCAAGCAGCTATTTTGCGGGTCAAATTAGCTCATCTTGATGCCCAAAATAGCCGCCGTCAAGCGCTTGCTGCCCGTTATAACGCTGGCTTAGCCGCAACTCCGCTGCAATGCCCACAGCTCGATAATGCTCAGCATGTCCAGCATTTGTATGTGGTGCGGGTTGCCGCCGAACAACGCAATGCCCTGCGCCAACATTTGCAAGCAGCAGGCATCGGCAGCGACGTGCATTACCCAATCGCCGACCATCAACAGCCAGCTTGGGCCGAGCGCTATCAGGATGTGCATTTGCCGATCACCGAAGCGCTGAGCAATGAAATTCTGTCGTTGCCATGCTACCCTGAGCTAAGCGATGCCGAAGTTGATCAGGTGATCGACTGCATTCAAGCTTTTTTTGCCGCTTAA
- a CDS encoding AAA family ATPase: MQQIETLYLPNLKRKDDKQDPYLVQRIDDNEADTPTLVPLTQLDSLSRVNILVGTNNSGKSRFMRLLTETTNFSVRLRDVDFINRTIGNAIDKIISTYTFIGHTQISKYDTSFLTKLKSKLITKNNTNTSTNYQNIFDVFNHLSEYNSIYDQLKDIKNISKEIVEILKSTQLNLTKNIYIPTIRGLRPLNSNYTDFYKMQTIQSYFKDAEHKPEIFTGLGLYQELRHYLLGNNDQRTKIRKYQEFISNSLFEGKEVTLIPSEEQKIVVVKIGNELERPIHELGDGIQSAIILTFLPFVSLENCIFFIEEPELFLHPSMQRKILEFYHSLDRHLFFMTTHSNHLLDITIDIPEISIYSFRKLLTSSDDDQMPQFVVENVDNNQSSSLELLGVRNSSVLLVNATIWVEGITDRWYLREMLRMYMETLPNPKPKLEEDIHYAFVEYGGDNINHFSFLDMEEHPIIVDRLCAKAIVIIDQDDEQKKLDRKQQLQAKLGDRLIILPCREIENSLPPEVIRSVVIEYETTKQNPKPELNSFIYADYQNEPLGNFIKDLIIKGAQSRRGCYSSGSGTITQKLDFCKRALKYINPLTDAELAKLDTEERQLRHLELFQALPESTQQIIIKLYDFIKARNI; the protein is encoded by the coding sequence ATGCAGCAAATTGAAACCTTATATCTGCCCAACTTAAAACGTAAAGATGATAAACAAGACCCGTATTTGGTTCAGCGTATTGATGATAACGAAGCAGATACTCCAACCTTAGTTCCTTTGACTCAACTCGATAGCCTCTCACGGGTCAATATTTTAGTTGGTACGAATAATTCAGGTAAAAGTAGATTTATGCGCTTGTTAACTGAAACAACCAATTTTTCAGTTCGATTAAGAGATGTTGATTTTATCAATCGTACTATAGGAAATGCTATTGATAAAATTATCAGTACTTATACTTTCATAGGACATACACAAATTAGCAAATATGATACTTCCTTCCTCACGAAATTAAAATCGAAACTGATAACTAAAAATAATACAAATACAAGTACTAACTATCAAAATATTTTTGATGTATTTAATCATTTATCAGAATACAATTCAATATATGATCAACTTAAAGACATTAAAAATATTTCAAAAGAAATAGTTGAAATTTTAAAATCTACTCAATTAAATCTAACAAAAAATATCTATATCCCAACTATCCGTGGCTTGCGACCCTTAAACAGCAACTATACTGATTTTTATAAGATGCAAACTATTCAAAGCTATTTTAAAGATGCTGAACATAAACCTGAAATTTTCACAGGTTTAGGGCTTTATCAAGAACTACGCCATTATTTGCTTGGTAATAATGATCAGCGTACAAAAATTAGAAAATATCAAGAATTTATCTCGAATAGCCTGTTTGAAGGCAAAGAAGTTACGCTAATTCCAAGCGAAGAACAAAAGATTGTGGTGGTTAAAATCGGTAATGAGCTTGAACGGCCAATCCATGAGCTTGGCGATGGGATTCAATCAGCAATTATCTTGACTTTCTTGCCATTTGTAAGTCTTGAGAATTGCATTTTCTTTATCGAAGAACCAGAGCTTTTTCTACACCCCAGCATGCAGCGCAAAATTCTGGAGTTTTATCATTCTTTAGATCGCCACTTGTTCTTTATGACAACCCATTCTAATCATTTGCTAGATATTACGATTGATATTCCTGAAATTTCAATCTATAGCTTTCGAAAATTGCTTACCAGCAGCGACGATGACCAAATGCCACAATTTGTTGTTGAGAATGTTGATAACAATCAGAGCAGCTCCTTAGAATTATTGGGGGTACGAAATTCATCAGTCTTGTTGGTTAATGCCACAATTTGGGTTGAGGGAATAACCGACCGTTGGTATTTGCGTGAAATGCTCCGAATGTATATGGAAACTTTGCCAAACCCAAAACCCAAGCTCGAAGAAGATATTCATTATGCTTTTGTCGAATATGGTGGCGATAATATTAACCATTTTTCATTCTTGGATATGGAAGAGCATCCTATTATCGTAGATCGTTTATGCGCCAAAGCAATTGTTATTATCGATCAAGATGATGAGCAGAAAAAATTAGATCGTAAGCAGCAACTTCAGGCTAAACTAGGCGATCGTCTAATCATTTTACCCTGTCGTGAAATTGAAAATAGCCTACCGCCAGAAGTTATTCGCTCAGTTGTAATTGAGTATGAAACAACTAAGCAAAACCCAAAACCCGAATTAAATTCTTTTATATATGCAGATTATCAAAATGAGCCATTAGGGAATTTTATTAAGGATCTTATAATTAAAGGAGCACAATCTCGTAGAGGTTGTTATAGTAGTGGATCAGGAACTATTACTCAAAAACTAGATTTCTGCAAAAGAGCACTTAAGTATATTAATCCATTAACCGATGCAGAATTAGCAAAATTAGACACAGAGGAACGTCAATTGAGGCATCTGGAGTTATTTCAGGCACTACCAGAATCAACTCAACAGATAATTATAAAACTCTATGACTTTATCAAAGCACGAAATATTTGA